In Nematostella vectensis chromosome 3, jaNemVect1.1, whole genome shotgun sequence, the genomic window AATGGAGGCTGATACCTTATTGATAATATTGGATTTAAACTGTGATATTTACTTGCTTGAAATAGCTAAAGAAACAGATTCTTTGTGTAACTTGGTTTTGTGTGGGAGCCTAAAATAATGGCATTGCACCATActgtatataatataatataacataacataacataacataacataacataacataacataacataacataacataacataacataacataacataacataacataacataacataacataacataacataacataacataacataacataacataacataacataacataacataacataacataacataacataacataacataacataacataacataatataatataatataatactgtATGTACTGTCAAACACTTAAATGTGGGTAGATATTTGGGCCAATCAATGAAACAGGAGACAATGGGGAGACAATGCTAGAATCTGTGAGAGAATTTCAGCCTTTTCAATTCAGTGTGATAAAATCAGCATGTAATAGATACAAAGCAAATTGGATATTATGCTGGAAAATGATTCTCATCTGTATCTGCTATTTTTGTGTAACTGTGGTTAATTGAACAACTCTTGTAGCTACAAGAGGATTAAATaaacaattataataattCATTTCAATTACTACATCTGTGATTTGCCTTTTGTTTTAGCCATCATAAATGAGCAAGTAAATTACTCTCCAACGAAGAACAGAGAGTGGCAGCATTCAGGTACTGGTTGATTGACGGCTGAGGAAATCTGGTGGTCGTGTAGTAATGCATAGAGTGGTAAAATACAACCCTCAATAAATAAAGATtactgtattgtattgtaatgCTTAAAGTGTTACAatgtgtattgtattttaataGGGCTTTGCACACCCACACAAGCTAGAGTTTGTTAAATCCACCAAAGTGTCGGCTATATTTAATAATTTTACCATGTACTTACAGGATACAATTAATGTTATTAAAAAATTAGCTGTTTTCCATACTCAAACAACTTACATATGTGTAGCTTACCTTTCTTGGTGGTCCGCTGTCCACTTCTGAAGccgacaaaatggcggacaaGATATGACACAGACCTGCGAGATCCACGAGCTGCGATAGAGAATTCCATAATACTTCGCTCTCAAAAGTAGACTGGAGTCTTAAGGATTTGatgcttttgtctttttttgctttaactGAGCGATATTAAAGAACCATTTCTAAAATTTACATCGTGAGTTCTGCACCGCAACAAACTCGAAGTCTATGGCTCAAAATCTCAGTCTAAGGCTCGCGCGGCCGTAACTCCACAGGGACCCCAAACATTAAAGTCGTAAAGGCGCTCTGGACTGAGACGTGAAAAACCAACACCTGAACCCTAAGGCTTTTTATTTGTGCCGTAACTTGTCTCCAATTATAAGATTAAATCTGCAATTGATGAAAAACGCGCTAAAGCTTATCTTTTGCGCGCACACTTCGCATGGCAAACATTCATAGAGTTATTAAAAATTTTACACATAACAATGATCATTTTAATGACACGTATTTATTACTGTAAATGACTGACAGACATGTTGCAAGTTTACCAACACATATCTACTAGCTACATAAAATTACTTTGTTTCGATGTTATAGATAGACGCATCGTAAAACTCAAGACAATGAATAATttactttgtttttaattgtttATCTATCTGTAGACTCACAGGGCAATGAACGGCAAACCAAATTACTATGGCTATATTCCCTAAAAGAACTGCAATCATCAAACCTAGACTGTTTCCAAATGTTGGCAATACCGTTGACGAAGCGTGTAGTATTTCCCGTCTGATATTCATATCCAGTTCGACCGCTACAAAATCATCAATAGCTCCCAGCGAACATAAGATATGCAAAAAGTGATGGCTTTGCCCCAAAAAATCAAACAGTCCAGGAATAAATCTTTCCGGGATACGTATTACATTAGACAATGCAGCtagaaagaaataaaatacttGACGCTTGAAATACGCAAAAGCAACAGTGTTGCACTCCAGTTTACTGTCGCAGTAAATTGCCCTTGTAGTGAATGGGAGAGTATTGAACAACCAGGAAATGACAAAGGTACCAGTTCGGAGTAAAAACTTGTGTTGAACCCATTTATGCCTAGATGCACAGCACAGATATGTTGTAGCAAGTGAAATGGCGGCAGATATACACAAGAATAAGCAATTCGAGTTCATGAGTTTTAAATCAGTGTTTGTC contains:
- the LOC5522287 gene encoding membrane progesterone receptor epsilon, with product MINNNNNLKQHTEVLEKTLLGDRAVDFEFREPFIVSGYRRPGFSFKQCIHSAFYAHNETINVWSHILALVGFLYHCLPVFCLRSNPFTDPFVYPLLSFSLGISAMFLMSSSAHLFNCMSAKVRHICFFFDYAAISTYTFTAGLVFYYYSRPTNTDLKLMNSNCLFLCISAAISLATTYLCCASRHKWVQHKFLLRTGTFVISWLFNTLPFTTRAIYCDSKLECNTVAFAYFKRQVFYFFLAALSNVIRIPERFIPGLFDFLGQSHHFLHILCSLGAIDDFVAVELDMNIRREILHASSTVLPTFGNSLGLMIAVLLGNIAIVIWFAVHCPVSLQIDKQLKTK